From Streptomyces sp. Edi4, one genomic window encodes:
- a CDS encoding OB-fold nucleic acid binding domain-containing protein yields MSADLRTGKPAGRLRRMLDRLSTSQEDLHSAELQEDAQATGCTRISECSDRQIVKVTGTLRTVTLRPRAGVPALEAELFDGTAPLDVVWLGRRSIVGIEPGRKLIASGRISLSHGRRVLFNPKYELRPLGQE; encoded by the coding sequence ATGAGTGCTGACCTTCGTACCGGCAAGCCCGCGGGGCGCTTGCGCCGGATGCTCGACCGGCTGTCCACCTCGCAGGAGGACCTGCACTCCGCGGAACTGCAGGAGGACGCACAGGCCACGGGGTGCACCCGCATCTCCGAGTGCAGCGACCGCCAGATAGTCAAAGTCACTGGTACCTTGCGGACGGTCACCCTGCGTCCCCGGGCGGGTGTGCCGGCGCTCGAGGCCGAGCTCTTCGACGGCACCGCCCCGCTGGACGTGGTGTGGCTTGGACGGCGCTCGATCGTGGGCATCGAGCCGGGCCGCAAGCTCATCGCTTCGGGCCGGATCTCCTTGAGCCACGGCCGGCGGGTCCTTTTCAACCCCAAATACGAACTGCGACCGCTCGGACAGGAGTAG
- a CDS encoding TrkA family potassium uptake protein yields MRVAIAGAGAVGRSIAGELLENGHEVLLVDKAPTAISVERVPLAEWLLADACEITSLDEAALQRCNVVIAATGDDKVNLVVSLLAKTEYGVPRVVARVNNPKNEWLFNESWGVDVAVSTPRLMSALVEEAVSVGDLVRLLRFSHGDANLVELTLPPESAIAGTQVGDVAWPQDTSLVTIIRGTRVLTPSQEETLEAGDELLFVAAQAREEQLEDLLSVRREG; encoded by the coding sequence ATGCGCGTGGCGATTGCCGGGGCCGGCGCGGTGGGCCGTTCCATCGCGGGCGAGCTCCTGGAGAACGGGCACGAGGTGCTTCTCGTCGACAAGGCGCCCACCGCCATCTCGGTCGAGCGGGTGCCACTGGCGGAGTGGCTGCTCGCGGACGCCTGTGAGATCACCTCGCTCGACGAGGCGGCGTTGCAGCGCTGCAACGTGGTCATCGCGGCCACCGGTGACGACAAGGTGAACCTGGTCGTCTCGCTCCTCGCGAAGACCGAGTACGGGGTGCCCCGGGTGGTGGCCCGGGTCAACAACCCCAAGAACGAGTGGCTGTTCAACGAGTCGTGGGGCGTGGACGTGGCCGTCTCGACGCCGCGTCTGATGTCGGCGCTGGTCGAGGAGGCGGTGAGCGTCGGCGATCTCGTACGGCTGCTGCGCTTCAGCCACGGCGACGCCAACCTGGTCGAGCTGACGCTGCCGCCGGAGTCCGCGATCGCGGGCACGCAGGTCGGGGACGTGGCCTGGCCGCAGGACACCTCGCTCGTCACCATCATCCGGGGCACCCGGGTGCTGACGCCGAGCCAGGAGGAGACCCTGGAGGCGGGCGACGAGCTGCTGTTCGTGGCCGCGCAGGCCCGCGAGGAGCAGTTGGAAGACCTGCTGTCGGTACGCCGCGAGGGCTGA
- a CDS encoding sensor histidine kinase KdpD: MARGKLRIYLGAAPGVGKTYAMLSEAHRRVERGTDCVVALVEHHGRPRTEVMLHGLEQIQRRAIDYRGGAFTEMDVDAVLERRPAVALVDELAHTNVPGARNTKRWQDVEELLAAGIDVVSTVNIQHLESLGDVVESITGVRQRETVPDEVVRRADQIELVDMSPQALRRRMAHGNVYQSDKVDAALSNYFRPGNLTALRELALLWVADRVDEYLQQYRGEHGIQSTWQARERIVVGLTGGPEGRTLIRRAARMAAKGSGSEILAVYVARSDGLTSASPKELTVQRTLVEDLGGSFHHVIGDDIPSSLLAFARGVNATQIVLGSSRRKAWQYILGPGVGQTVARDSGPDLDVHIVTHEEVAKGRGLPVARGARLGRARIVWGWAAGVLGPALLTVLLTNVEADLGLANDMLLFLTLTVAAALIGGLLPALASAAFGSFLLNYFFTPPVHQVTIADPKNIVAIVIFVLVAVSVASVVDVAARRTHQAARLRAESEILSFLAGSVLRGETSLDALLERVRETFAMESVALLERAGDMEPWTRAGSVGPRPVGRPEDADVDMPVGDHMALALSGRVLPAEDRRVLGAFAAQAAVVLDRRRLVGEAEEARKLAEGNRIRTALLAAVSHDLRTPLASIKAAVSSLRSEDVAWSDEDRAELLEGIEAGADRLDHLVGNLLDMSRLQTGTVTPLIREIDLDEVVPMALGGVPEDSVVLDIPETLPMVEVDPGLLERAVANVVENAVKYSPPGRSVTVAASGLAERVEIRVTDRGPGVPDAAKDRIFAPFQRYGDAPRGAGVGLGLAVARGFAEAMGGTLAAEDTPGGGLTMVLTVRAAPGPGRAPTDHAAQATHAVQATNAPS, translated from the coding sequence ATGGCACGCGGGAAGCTTCGGATCTACCTCGGCGCGGCGCCGGGCGTCGGCAAGACGTACGCCATGCTCTCCGAGGCCCACCGCCGGGTCGAGCGCGGCACCGACTGCGTCGTGGCCCTGGTCGAGCACCACGGCAGGCCGCGCACCGAAGTGATGCTGCACGGCCTTGAGCAGATCCAGCGCCGCGCGATCGACTACCGGGGCGGCGCCTTCACCGAGATGGACGTCGACGCGGTCCTCGAGCGCCGCCCCGCCGTCGCCCTGGTGGACGAACTGGCGCACACCAATGTGCCCGGCGCCCGCAACACCAAGCGCTGGCAGGACGTCGAGGAACTGCTCGCGGCCGGCATCGACGTCGTGTCCACCGTCAACATCCAGCACCTGGAATCCCTCGGCGACGTCGTCGAGTCGATCACCGGCGTACGCCAGCGCGAGACGGTGCCCGACGAGGTGGTGCGCAGGGCCGACCAGATCGAGCTCGTCGACATGTCGCCCCAGGCGCTGCGCCGCCGCATGGCGCACGGCAACGTCTACCAGTCCGACAAGGTCGACGCGGCCCTGTCCAACTACTTCCGGCCCGGCAACCTCACCGCCCTGCGCGAACTCGCGCTGCTCTGGGTCGCCGACCGCGTGGACGAATACCTCCAGCAGTACCGGGGCGAGCACGGCATCCAGTCCACCTGGCAGGCCCGCGAGCGCATCGTCGTCGGCCTCACCGGCGGCCCCGAGGGCCGCACCCTGATCCGCCGGGCCGCCCGCATGGCCGCCAAGGGCTCCGGCAGCGAGATCCTGGCCGTCTACGTGGCGAGGAGCGACGGACTCACCTCCGCGTCGCCCAAGGAACTCACCGTCCAGCGCACCCTCGTCGAGGACCTGGGCGGCAGTTTCCACCACGTCATAGGCGACGACATCCCCTCCTCGCTGCTCGCCTTCGCACGCGGCGTCAACGCCACCCAGATCGTCCTCGGCTCAAGCCGGCGCAAGGCCTGGCAGTACATCCTGGGCCCCGGCGTCGGACAGACCGTGGCCCGGGACTCCGGCCCCGACCTCGACGTCCACATCGTCACCCACGAGGAGGTCGCCAAGGGCCGGGGCCTGCCCGTGGCGCGCGGCGCACGGCTGGGGCGGGCCCGCATCGTGTGGGGCTGGGCGGCCGGCGTGCTGGGCCCCGCCCTGCTCACGGTGCTGCTCACCAACGTCGAGGCGGATCTCGGGCTCGCCAACGACATGCTGCTCTTCTTGACGCTCACGGTCGCGGCGGCGCTGATCGGCGGACTGCTCCCGGCCCTCGCGTCGGCCGCCTTCGGCTCGTTCCTGCTGAACTACTTCTTCACCCCGCCCGTCCACCAGGTCACGATCGCCGACCCGAAGAACATCGTCGCCATCGTCATATTCGTCCTGGTCGCGGTGTCGGTGGCCTCCGTCGTGGACGTCGCGGCCCGCCGTACCCACCAGGCGGCCAGGCTGCGCGCCGAATCGGAGATCCTCTCCTTCCTCGCGGGCAGCGTCCTGCGCGGCGAGACCAGCCTGGATGCCCTCCTCGAGCGGGTCCGCGAGACCTTCGCCATGGAGTCGGTCGCCCTTCTGGAGCGCGCCGGCGACATGGAACCCTGGACCCGGGCCGGCAGCGTGGGCCCCCGCCCGGTCGGCCGGCCCGAGGACGCGGACGTGGACATGCCGGTCGGCGACCACATGGCGCTCGCCCTGTCCGGCCGGGTCCTGCCCGCCGAGGACCGGCGGGTGCTCGGCGCGTTCGCCGCCCAGGCCGCCGTCGTCCTGGACCGCAGGCGCCTGGTCGGCGAGGCCGAGGAGGCGCGCAAGCTCGCCGAGGGCAACCGCATCCGCACCGCGCTGCTCGCCGCCGTCAGCCACGACCTGCGCACCCCGCTGGCCTCCATCAAGGCGGCGGTGAGCTCGCTGCGCTCCGAGGACGTCGCGTGGTCCGACGAGGACCGCGCCGAACTGCTCGAAGGCATCGAAGCCGGCGCCGACCGCCTCGACCACCTCGTCGGCAACCTCCTCGACATGTCCCGCCTCCAGACCGGCACCGTCACCCCGCTCATCCGCGAGATCGACCTCGACGAGGTCGTGCCCATGGCGCTGGGCGGCGTCCCCGAGGACAGCGTCGTCCTCGACATCCCCGAGACGCTGCCCATGGTCGAGGTCGACCCGGGCCTGTTGGAGCGGGCCGTGGCCAACGTGGTCGAGAACGCCGTCAAGTACAGCCCGCCCGGCCGCAGCGTCACGGTCGCCGCCAGCGGTCTCGCCGAACGCGTCGAGATACGCGTCACCGACCGGGGCCCCGGCGTGCCCGACGCCGCCAAGGACCGCATCTTCGCGCCCTTCCAGCGCTACGGCGACGCCCCGCGAGGGGCGGGCGTGGGCCTGGGTCTCGCCGTCGCCCGGGGCTTCGCCGAGGCCATGGGCGGCACGCTCGCCGCCGAGGACACCCCGGGCGGCGGCCTCACCATGGTCCTCACCGTCCGCGCCGCCCCGGGCCCCGGCCGCGCCCCGACGGACCACGCCGCCCAAGCCACCCACGCCGTTCAAGCCACCAACGCCCCCTCATGA
- a CDS encoding response regulator, with translation MTRVLVVEDEPQIVRALVINLKARKYEVDAAPDGASALQLAAARHPDVVVLDLGLPDMDGVDVIRGLRGWTRVPILVLSARHTSDEKVEALDAGADDYVTKPFGMDELLARLRAAVRRAEPPKGADGPDDVVLVETDGFTVDLAAKKAHRDGRDVRLTPTEWHLLEVLVRNPGRLVSQKQLLQEVWGPSYGTETNYLRVYMAQLRRKLELDPSHPRHFITEPGMGYRFEH, from the coding sequence ATGACCCGGGTGCTCGTGGTCGAGGACGAGCCGCAGATCGTGCGCGCGCTCGTGATCAACCTCAAGGCACGCAAGTACGAGGTGGACGCGGCCCCCGACGGAGCGAGCGCCCTCCAGCTCGCCGCCGCCCGCCACCCCGACGTGGTCGTGCTCGACCTCGGCCTGCCCGACATGGACGGCGTCGACGTCATCCGGGGGCTGCGCGGCTGGACCCGGGTCCCCATCCTCGTGCTCTCCGCGCGCCACACCTCCGACGAGAAGGTCGAGGCGCTTGACGCAGGCGCCGACGACTACGTCACCAAGCCCTTCGGCATGGACGAGCTGCTGGCCCGGCTGCGCGCCGCCGTCCGCCGCGCCGAGCCGCCCAAGGGCGCCGACGGGCCCGACGACGTGGTCCTCGTCGAAACGGACGGCTTCACCGTGGACCTGGCCGCCAAGAAGGCCCACCGCGACGGCCGCGACGTACGCCTGACCCCCACCGAGTGGCACCTGCTCGAAGTGCTCGTGCGCAACCCCGGCCGCCTGGTCAGCCAGAAGCAGCTGCTCCAGGAGGTCTGGGGCCCCTCCTACGGCACCGAGACCAACTATCTGCGGGTCTACATGGCCCAGCTGCGCCGCAAGCTGGAGCTCGACCCCTCGCACCCGCGCCACTTCATCACCGAGCCCGGCATGGGCTACCGCTTCGAACACTGA
- a CDS encoding DUF3159 domain-containing protein yields MTSVDKPTTTTPAPPADAKAVTEAALFEAFGGVRGMVETVLPGLLFVTIFTVNKDLHVSAIAALAVSLLLVAVRLVRKDTMKHAFSGVFGVAFGVVFAMVTGNAKDFYLPGMLYTLGLALAYIVTTLCGVPLIGLILGPVFKENLSWRTRNPGRKKAYAKASWAWGLILLAKCAILFPLYWWANTSQLGWVLIALKIPPFLLAVWLTWVFLAKAPAPIDVFAEMEAEEAAEKARKAAAARGEAGA; encoded by the coding sequence GTGACGTCAGTCGACAAGCCGACCACGACCACCCCCGCCCCGCCCGCCGACGCGAAGGCGGTGACCGAAGCCGCGCTCTTCGAGGCCTTCGGCGGCGTGCGCGGCATGGTGGAGACGGTCCTTCCGGGACTGCTCTTCGTCACGATCTTCACGGTCAACAAGGACCTGCACGTCTCGGCGATCGCCGCGCTCGCGGTGTCCCTGCTGCTCGTCGCGGTCCGCCTGGTGCGCAAGGACACCATGAAGCACGCCTTCAGCGGTGTCTTCGGTGTGGCCTTCGGCGTGGTCTTCGCCATGGTCACGGGCAACGCCAAGGACTTCTACCTGCCGGGCATGCTCTACACGCTGGGCCTCGCGCTCGCGTACATCGTGACCACCCTGTGCGGCGTGCCGCTGATCGGGCTCATCCTCGGCCCGGTCTTCAAGGAGAACCTGTCCTGGCGCACCCGCAACCCCGGCCGCAAGAAGGCGTACGCGAAGGCCAGTTGGGCCTGGGGACTGATCCTGCTCGCCAAGTGCGCGATCCTCTTCCCCCTGTACTGGTGGGCCAACACCTCCCAGCTCGGCTGGGTCCTGATCGCCCTGAAGATCCCGCCGTTCCTGCTCGCCGTCTGGCTCACCTGGGTCTTCCTCGCCAAGGCGCCGGCGCCGATCGACGTCTTCGCCGAGATGGAGGCCGAGGAAGCGGCCGAAAAGGCCCGCAAGGCCGCCGCCGCCCGGGGCGAAGCCGGCGCCTGA
- a CDS encoding APC family permease — MSKLTDVPKRILIGRALRSDKLGETLLPKRIALPVFASDPLSSVAYAPGEVLLVLSVAGVSAYHFSPWIAAAVVVLMFTVVASYRQNVHAYPSGGGDYEVATTNLGPKAGLTVASALLVDYVLTVAVSIASGIENLGSAIPFIVEHKVMCAVAVIVLLTLMNLRGMKESGKLFAIPTYVFVAGVFIMIAWGAFRGLVLGDTMNAPTADYTIKAEHQGLGGFALVFLLLRSFSSGCAALTGVEAISNGVPAFRKPKSKNAATTLALMGGLAVTMFCGIIALAMTTHVRMVEKPAEDLLHNGTALGSGYVQNPVISQVAEAVFGKGSFLFVVLAAATALVLFLAANTAYNGFPLLGSILAQDRYLPRQLHTRGDRLAFSNGIVLLAGAAVLLVVIYGADSTRLIQLYIVGVFVSFTLSQTGMVRHWNRHLAAETDQTKRRHMVRSRAINAFGAFFTGLVLVVVLATKFTHGAWVALLGMVIFYGTMTAIRKHYDRVATEIAAPDEPSDDSLRPSRVHSIVLVSKVHRPTLRALAYAKLMRSDQLEALSISVDPAETKALKDEWERRGINVPLKILDSPYREITRPIIEYVRGLRRESPRDAISVFIPEYVVGHWYEHLLHNQSALRLKGRLLFTPGVMVTSVPYQLESSEAAKKRARRRADWNAPGAVRRGPVARPKEPGNKS; from the coding sequence GTGTCCAAACTGACCGACGTGCCCAAACGGATCCTGATCGGCCGGGCGCTGCGCAGCGACAAGCTGGGAGAAACGCTCCTCCCCAAGCGCATCGCACTTCCCGTCTTTGCCTCCGACCCGCTCTCGTCCGTTGCGTACGCGCCTGGAGAAGTACTCCTCGTGCTGTCCGTGGCGGGTGTGTCGGCGTACCACTTCAGCCCCTGGATCGCGGCCGCGGTCGTGGTGCTGATGTTCACCGTGGTCGCCTCCTACAGGCAGAACGTGCACGCCTATCCGAGCGGCGGCGGCGACTACGAGGTCGCCACCACCAACCTCGGGCCGAAGGCCGGACTCACCGTCGCCTCCGCGCTGCTCGTGGACTACGTCCTGACCGTGGCCGTCTCCATCGCCTCCGGCATCGAGAACCTGGGCTCGGCGATCCCGTTCATCGTCGAGCACAAGGTGATGTGCGCGGTCGCGGTCATCGTCCTGCTGACACTCATGAACCTGCGGGGCATGAAGGAGTCGGGCAAGCTCTTCGCCATCCCGACGTACGTCTTCGTCGCCGGCGTCTTCATCATGATCGCCTGGGGCGCCTTCCGGGGGCTGGTGCTCGGGGACACGATGAACGCGCCGACCGCCGACTACACGATCAAGGCGGAACACCAGGGCCTGGGCGGCTTCGCCCTCGTCTTCCTGCTCCTGCGCTCCTTCTCCTCCGGCTGCGCCGCGCTCACCGGCGTCGAGGCGATCAGCAACGGCGTCCCCGCCTTCCGCAAGCCGAAGTCGAAGAACGCCGCGACCACGCTCGCCCTGATGGGCGGCCTCGCCGTCACCATGTTCTGCGGCATCATCGCGCTGGCCATGACCACGCACGTACGGATGGTCGAGAAGCCCGCCGAGGACCTGCTGCACAACGGCACGGCGCTCGGCTCCGGCTATGTGCAGAACCCGGTGATCTCGCAGGTCGCCGAGGCCGTCTTCGGCAAGGGCAGCTTCCTGTTCGTCGTGCTGGCCGCGGCGACCGCGCTCGTGCTGTTCCTCGCCGCGAACACCGCCTACAACGGCTTCCCGCTGCTCGGCTCGATCCTCGCCCAGGACCGCTACCTGCCGCGCCAGCTGCACACCCGCGGCGACCGGCTCGCCTTCTCCAACGGCATCGTGCTGCTGGCCGGCGCGGCGGTCCTGCTCGTCGTGATCTACGGCGCGGACTCGACCCGTCTGATCCAGCTGTACATCGTCGGCGTCTTCGTCTCGTTCACGCTCAGCCAGACCGGCATGGTCCGTCACTGGAACCGCCACCTGGCTGCCGAGACCGACCAGACCAAGCGCCGCCACATGGTCCGCTCGCGCGCGATCAACGCGTTCGGCGCGTTCTTCACGGGTCTGGTCCTCGTGGTCGTCCTCGCGACGAAGTTCACCCACGGCGCGTGGGTCGCGCTGCTCGGCATGGTCATCTTCTACGGAACGATGACCGCGATCCGCAAGCACTACGACCGGGTCGCCACCGAGATCGCCGCCCCCGACGAGCCCTCCGACGACAGCCTGCGCCCCTCGCGGGTGCACTCGATCGTCCTGGTCTCCAAGGTCCACCGCCCCACCCTGCGCGCCCTGGCCTACGCCAAGCTGATGCGCTCGGACCAGTTGGAGGCGCTGTCGATCTCGGTGGACCCGGCCGAGACGAAGGCGCTCAAGGACGAGTGGGAGCGGCGCGGCATCAATGTGCCGCTGAAGATCCTCGACTCGCCCTACCGCGAGATCACGCGGCCGATCATCGAGTACGTACGGGGTCTGCGCCGCGAGAGCCCGCGCGACGCGATCAGCGTGTTCATCCCCGAGTACGTCGTCGGTCACTGGTACGAGCACCTGCTGCACAACCAGAGTGCGCTGCGGCTCAAGGGCCGCCTGCTGTTCACCCCCGGCGTGATGGTGACGTCCGTCCCCTACCAGCTGGAGTCCTCCGAGGCCGCGAAGAAGCGCGCCCGCAGGCGGGCGGACTGGAACGCGCCGGGCGCGGTGCGCCGGGGCCCGGTGGCCCGCCCGAAGGAGCCGGGCAACAAGAGCTGA
- a CDS encoding class I SAM-dependent RNA methyltransferase has product MQQNAPEPSPSSLVGEEYEVEVGPVAHGGHCIARTAEGRVLFVRHTLPGEKIVARVTEGEEDSRFLRADAVRIIEASKDRVEAPCPFAGPGKCGGCDWQHAKPGAQRRLKGEVIAEQLQRLAGLTPEDAGWDGTVVPAEGDKLPAGQVPAWRTRVQYAVDDEGHAGLRKHRSHDVEVIDHCMIAAPGVSELGVEKREWPQLASVEAIASSGSHDRQVVLTPNPGGRLPLVELDKPVSVLRIEEKDGGVHRVHGRAFVRERADGRTYRVGMGGFWQVHPQAPDTLVKAVMQGLMPRKGEMALDLYCGVGLFAGAIAERVGESGAVLGIESSKRAVEDARHNLADLPRVRIEQGKVEQVLPRTKITEADLIVLDPPRAGAGKQTVKHLAALGARRIAYVACDPAALARDLAYFAEAGYKPRTLRAFDLFPMTHHVECVAILEPIAKAA; this is encoded by the coding sequence ATGCAGCAGAACGCACCCGAGCCCTCACCGTCGTCGCTGGTCGGGGAGGAGTACGAGGTCGAGGTCGGCCCCGTCGCGCACGGTGGCCACTGCATCGCGCGCACCGCCGAGGGCCGCGTCCTGTTCGTACGCCACACCCTGCCCGGCGAGAAGATCGTGGCCCGGGTCACGGAGGGCGAGGAGGACTCGCGCTTCCTGCGCGCGGACGCGGTCCGGATCATCGAGGCGTCCAAGGACCGGGTCGAGGCCCCCTGCCCCTTCGCCGGGCCCGGCAAGTGCGGCGGCTGCGACTGGCAGCACGCCAAGCCCGGCGCACAGCGCCGCCTGAAGGGCGAGGTCATCGCCGAGCAGCTTCAGCGTCTGGCGGGCCTCACGCCCGAGGACGCGGGCTGGGACGGCACGGTCGTGCCGGCCGAGGGCGACAAACTCCCGGCCGGCCAGGTCCCGGCGTGGCGCACGCGCGTGCAGTACGCCGTCGACGACGAGGGCCACGCGGGCCTGCGCAAGCACCGCTCGCACGACGTCGAGGTCATCGACCACTGCATGATCGCGGCGCCGGGCGTGAGCGAACTGGGCGTCGAGAAGCGGGAGTGGCCGCAGCTGGCGTCGGTCGAGGCGATCGCCTCCTCGGGCTCGCACGACCGCCAGGTCGTCCTGACCCCGAACCCCGGCGGGCGCCTGCCCCTGGTGGAACTCGACAAGCCGGTCTCGGTCCTGCGCATCGAGGAGAAGGACGGCGGAGTCCACCGTGTCCACGGCCGCGCCTTCGTCCGCGAGCGCGCCGACGGCCGCACCTATCGCGTCGGCATGGGCGGCTTCTGGCAGGTCCACCCGCAGGCCCCCGACACGCTGGTGAAGGCGGTCATGCAGGGCCTGATGCCACGCAAGGGCGAGATGGCGCTCGACCTGTACTGCGGCGTCGGCCTCTTCGCGGGCGCGATCGCGGAACGGGTCGGCGAGAGTGGCGCGGTGCTCGGCATCGAGTCCTCCAAGCGCGCGGTGGAGGACGCCCGTCACAACCTGGCCGACCTGCCACGGGTCCGCATCGAGCAGGGCAAGGTCGAGCAGGTCCTGCCCCGCACGAAGATCACCGAGGCGGACCTGATCGTCCTGGACCCGCCCCGCGCGGGCGCCGGCAAGCAGACGGTCAAGCACCTGGCAGCCCTGGGCGCCCGCCGCATCGCCTACGTAGCCTGCGACCCGGCCGCCCTGGCCCGCGACCTGGCGTACTTCGCCGAAGCGGGCTACAAGCCGCGGACGCTGCGGGCGTTCGATCTGTTCCCGATGACGCACCATGTT
- a CDS encoding TrkA family potassium uptake protein has translation MHIVIMGCGRVGAALAQALEQQGHTVAVVDQDPTAFRRLGSGFGGRRVTGVGFDQDTLREAGIEEAGAFAAVSSGDNSNIIAARVAREMFGIENVAARIYDPRRAEVYQRLGIPTVATVSWTADQMLRRLLPSGAEPLWRDPSGGVQLAEVHTSAAWIGHKVSKLQEETGVRVAFLTRLGEAVLPTSQTVLQEGDLVHVMMRTDEVEKVEAAFAQGPEEGGH, from the coding sequence GTGCACATCGTCATCATGGGCTGTGGGCGAGTGGGAGCCGCTCTCGCGCAGGCCCTGGAACAGCAGGGGCACACCGTTGCCGTGGTCGACCAGGACCCGACGGCCTTCCGTCGCCTCGGTTCGGGCTTCGGCGGACGCCGGGTGACCGGCGTCGGCTTCGACCAGGACACCCTGCGCGAGGCGGGCATCGAGGAGGCCGGCGCGTTCGCGGCGGTCTCCAGCGGCGACAACTCCAACATCATCGCGGCCCGCGTGGCGCGCGAGATGTTCGGCATCGAGAACGTGGCGGCCCGGATCTACGACCCGCGCCGCGCGGAGGTCTACCAGCGCCTGGGCATCCCGACGGTCGCCACGGTCAGCTGGACCGCCGACCAGATGCTGCGCCGGCTCCTTCCGTCCGGCGCGGAGCCCCTGTGGCGCGACCCGAGCGGTGGCGTGCAGCTGGCCGAGGTGCACACCTCGGCGGCGTGGATCGGTCACAAGGTCAGCAAGTTGCAGGAGGAGACCGGCGTACGGGTCGCCTTCCTCACCCGGCTGGGTGAGGCGGTGCTTCCGACGTCCCAGACGGTCCTCCAGGAGGGCGATCTGGTGCACGTGATGATGCGGACCGACGAGGTCGAAAAGGTCGAGGCGGCGTTCGCCCAGGGTCCCGAGGAGGGCGGTCACTGA